A genomic stretch from Silurus meridionalis isolate SWU-2019-XX chromosome 1, ASM1480568v1, whole genome shotgun sequence includes:
- the cidec gene encoding cell death activator CIDE-3 has product MDYAKKSLNLFSPSLSNISNKCVAASASVLPSFNPRPRPFRVTNSDRSVKKGIMADGLKDLLNKTMEMFSVSCVAGLVLDEDGTGVDTEDFFQTLKNSTALMVLEKGQKWTPQQSSQLWGPAADRKTQHRKDLAKLTLDFYKNHPKEFIGCLNVQMTLYGMYSLSYDLQCYHAKRMFREALRWTLFSMQATGHVLLGTSYYMQHLIDEDEKAETQLTASKHINKPLQAIQWKKTAADHKS; this is encoded by the exons ATGGATTACGCCAAGAAGTCTCTCAATCTGTTCTCACCTTCTCTTTCCAA TATATCTAACAAATGTGTGGCAGCCAGCGCATCTGTCCTGCCCAGTTTTAACCCACGCCCCAGACCGTTTCGGGTCACCAACTCAGACCGTTCTGTAAAAAAAGGCATAATGGCAGATGGACTAAAAGACTTGCTGAACAag ACGATGGAGATGTTCAGTGTGTCCTGCGTGGCAGGCCTGGTGCTGGATGAAGATGGGACAGGAGTTgacacagaagacttcttccAGACTCTCAAGAACAGCACTGCGCTAATGGTTTTGGAGAAAGGACAGAAGTGGACACCTCAACAG AGTAGTCAATTATGGGGTCCAGCTGCAGATCGCAAGACACAGCATAGGAAGGACCTGGCCAAACTGACCCTCGATTTTTACAAAAACCACCCAAAGGAATTCATCGGATGCCTGAATGTACAGATGACTCTCTATGGGATGTACTCTCTGTCATATGATCTGCAGTGTTACCATGCAAAGCGAATGTTTAG GGAGGCTCTAAGATGGACTCTGTTCAGCATGCAAGCCACTGGCCATGTTTTACTGGGTACTTCATACTATATGCAACACTTAATTGATGAGGATGAGAAAGCTGAGACACAACTGACTGCTTccaaacacataaacaaaccATTACAGGCCATTCAGTGGAAGAAAACAGCAGCTGACCACAAAAGCTAA